In Gossypium raimondii isolate GPD5lz chromosome 12, ASM2569854v1, whole genome shotgun sequence, a single window of DNA contains:
- the LOC105763318 gene encoding B3 domain-containing protein Os03g0620400: MFASKTPHFFKIILEATIRDKKLGIPRKFVRKYGKGLSSSVLLTVPSGDTWHAQLTKSDGVVWFQNGWQAFAEYYSLQYGHFLVFRYEGNGKFLVLIFDMSASEIEYPCKSHIEDHNSDDQVCLKLVNKEAKDDTCDGTLYETPPCKETRKKKKKKRSRPPCSKPRKKLKTTQKDKNEKDWEDESTSEDDMQTKVPRDEHAFGVIEYDKALQRASSFRSENPFFLVIMQPSYINPGRKMCIPKEFTMKFLKENLGDLTLCTSEGKTWSTQYWRYISRNKYTKAIIHIGWRQFMLDNNLEAGDVCVFELISQTESMLKVIIYRVRQDTSCSSPLGGINSSENGGNVNSSTLGSTESNHDCLMRPMTPVEKARAILKASNFKSKNPFFKVVMQPRYLILRCSLGIPYKFVNRHLDEEKEEAILRVSDGRTWVVKFTVKVFTGGQHKAEFSTWRAFARDNNLEVGDVCVFELINRHENSFKVSIFSAAPGANSSLSPQADDAEASQVASKNCLVPRIEADDDFGNCYAGNSTDDAIASQVASKDWLVPKIEADDDFGKCHVGNSSSAAQFPAIGYQETEEEVQPTISTRPRGPQRLQAGEKAKALQRASGFKSQNPFFTVAMQPSYVSNGYRLAIPLDFSRKYLRNGSGNAILSMVGDGKTWLTKYHREAKGTNPRAKLIDGWKTFAKDNNLEIGDVCVFEMINSEGYQLSLNVAIYKPQEDQT; the protein is encoded by the exons ATGTTTGCATCAAAAACACCCCATTTCTTCAAGATTATTTTAGAGGCCACTATTCGAGATAAGAAGCTT GGGATTCCTAGAAAGTTTGTGAGGAAGTATGGAAAGGGGTTATCAAGTTCAGTATTATTAACGGTTCCAAGTGGTGATACATGGCATGCCCAGCTGACAAAATCTGATGGTGTTGTTTGGTTTCAAAATGGATGGCAAGCATTTGCAGAATATTACTCTCTCCAGTATGGGCATTTCTTGGTTTTCAGATATGAAGGGAATGGCAAGTTTCTGGTGCTCATATTTGATATGAGTGCATCAGAGATTGAATATCCATGCAAGAGCCATATTGAAGATCACAATAGTGATGATCAAGTGTGTCTAAAACTTGTCAACAAAGAAGCTAAAGATGATACTTGTGATGGAACCTTGTATGAGACTCCTCCATGCAAGGAGActaggaagaagaagaagaagaagagatcaCGACCACCATGTTCTAAACCTCGGAAGAAACTCAAAACCACTCAAAAAGACAAAA ATGAAAAAGATtgggaagatgaatcaactAGTGAAGATGACATGCAAACCAAGGTTCCTAGGGATGAACACGCATTTGGAGTCATCGAATATGATAAGGCTCTTCAAAGAGCCAGTTCCTTCAGATCAGAGAATCCATTTTTTCTGGTTATAATGCAGCCTTCATACATTAACCCTGGTCGAAAAATG TGCATACCAAAGGAGTTCACTATGAAGTTTCTAAAAGAAAATCTTGGTGATTTAACCCTTTGCACTTCGGAAGGGAAAACTTGGTCTACTCAGTACTGGCGCTATATAAGCAGAAACAAGTACACAAAAGCAATCATCCATATTGGTTGGAGGCAATTCATGCTGGACAACAATCTGGAAGCTGGTGATGTTTGTGTCTTTGAGCTGATTTCGCAAACTGAAAGCATGCTGAAAGTAATTATTTACCGTGTTCGTCAAGATACAAGCTGTAGTTCTCCATTGG GTGGAATAAACTCTTCGGAAAATGGTGGTAACGTAAACTCATCAACACTGGGAAGCACAGAGTCTAATCATGATTGCTTGATGCGACCAATGACGCCTGTTGAGAAAGCAAGAGCTATTCTGAAAGCAAGTAATTTCAAATCTAAAAACCCTTTTTTCAAGGTTGTAATGCAACCCAGATACTTGATCTTAAGATGTAGCCTG GGTATACCATACAAATTTGTTAACAGACATCTTGATGAAGAGAAGGAGGAAGCCATCCTTCGAGTTTCGGATGGGCGAACTTGGGTTGTCAAGTTTACTGTTAAAGTATTCACTGGTGGACAACATAAAGCTGAATTCTCAACCTGGAGGGCTTTTGCACGGGACAATAACTTGGAAGTTGGTGATGTATGCGTCTTTGAGCTGATTAACCGCCATGAAAATTCATTCAAGGTCTCCATTTTTTCAGCAGCACCAGGAGCTAATTCTTCTCTGTCACCACAAG CTGATGATGCTGAAGCCAGTCAAGTTGCATCCAAGAATTGCTTGGTACCTAGAATTGAAGctgatgatgattttggcaATTGTTATGCTGGAAATTCTA ctGATGATGCTATAGCCAGTCAAGTTGCATCTAAAGATTGGCTGGTACCAAAAATTGAAGctgatgatgattttggcaAATGTCATGTTGGAAATTCTAGCTCTGCTGCCCAATTCCCTGCCATAGGATATCAAGAAACTGAAGAGGAAGTCCAGCCTA CTATATCTACAAGGCCAAGAGGCCCACAACGGCTGCAAGCTGGCGAAAAAGCTAAAGCTCTTCAACGAGCCAGTGGTTTCAAGTCTCAGAATCCATTTTTCACTGTTGCTATGCAGCCATCTTATGTTAGTAATGGGTATAGACTG GCTATACCATTGGACTTTTCCAGGAAATACTTGAGGAATGGGAGTGGTAATGCAATCCTGTCCATGGTGGGAGATGGGAAGACATGGTTGACCAAGTATCATCGCGAAGCAAAGGGAACAAACCCCAGAGCAAAGTTGATTGATGGGTGGAAGACTTTTGCAAAAGATAATAACTTGGAAATTGGTGATGTTTGCGTCTTTGAGATGATCAATTCAGAGGGCTATCAATTGTCTTTGAATGTAGCTATTTACAAACCTCAAGAGGATCAAACATAG
- the LOC128035290 gene encoding uncharacterized protein LOC128035290: protein MFTSKTPHFFKVILQETLTHGRLGIPRNFVRKYGNQLSSPVKLEVPYSSSELKDSKLKTQKNIDFQYSTKELRGEFRCSAKHDNGGVSGDWGCLKPDLLGKMQPLTPTEKQRAADIASWSSSRLVSGKSKEKSHLPCPLPQKKMRIDSPNQHGQNSKLEVLSSGISSDVQRSVTTEALSCVQRLAAIAKAHAVQIASAFKSTENPVFMVVMRPSYVLGKCRMFIPSDFARKFLTMCKCNLTLCNSTGKTWHAKFFRYPENKKPNAHL, encoded by the exons ATGTTTACTTCCAAAACTCCCCATTTTTTCAAAGTCATTCTTCAGGAAACTCTAACTCATGGGAGACTT GGGATTCCTAGAAATTTTGTGAGAAAATATGGAAACCAACTCTCAAGCCCTGTTAAGCTTGAGGTCCCCTACAGCTCCAGTGAACTTAAAGACTCAAAgctcaaaacacaaaagaaCATCGATTTCCAATATTCAACAAAGGAACTTAGGG GTGAATTCAGATGTTCAGCAAAACATGATAATGGAGGGGTTTCAGGTGATTGGGGATGTCTGAAACCTGACCTTTTGGGCAAGATGCAACCATTGACTCCAACTGAGAAACAAAGAGCTGCTGATATTGCAAGTTGGTCTTCCTCAAGATTAG TGAGTGgaaaaagtaaagagaaatcACATTTGCCATGTCCTCTGCCTCAGAAGAAAATGAGAATCGATTCTCCTAATCAACATGGACAAAATTCAAAGTTAGAGGTTTTATCTTCAGGCATTAGCTCTGATG ttCAGAGAAGTGTGACAACTGAGGCTTTAAGTTGTGTGCAACGGCTGGCAGCCATTGCAAAGGCGCATGCTGTTCAGATAGCTAGTGCTTTTAAAAGTACTGAAAACCCAGTTTTTATGGTAGTCATGCGACCATCATACGTTCTTGGTAAATGCagaatg TTTATACCATCGGACTTCGCTAGGAAATTTTTGACAATGTGCAAGTGTAATCTGACCTTGTGCAATTCCACTGGGAAAACTTGGCATGCCAAGTTCTTTAGATAtccagaaaataaaaaaccaaatgCACACCTCTAA